A window of the Salvelinus sp. IW2-2015 unplaced genomic scaffold, ASM291031v2 Un_scaffold2128, whole genome shotgun sequence genome harbors these coding sequences:
- the mrpl14 gene encoding large ribosomal subunit protein uL14m: MALISRSCSGFLAQLSSLTHHKAFSVSAAAAAIQKMTRVRVVDNSPLGNTPWHRSPRVIHVYTKNGVGKVGDRVLLAIKGGKKKALIVGHKMPGERMNPSFDSNNVVLIEDNGNPTGTRIKVPLPTHLRKMEGDYSKLLAIASRFV, from the exons ATGGCTCTTATTTCAAGATCATGCAGTGGGTTCCTTGCCCAACTGTCATCACTGACGCATCACAAGGCTTTCAG tgTGTCAGCAGCCGCCGCAGCCATCCAGAAGATGACCAGGGTACGTGTTGTTGACAACAGTCCACTGGGTAATACCCCGTGGCACCGCTCGCCTAGAGTCATCCACGTGTACACCAAGAATGGAGTGGGAAAGGTGGGCGACCGCGTTCTACTGGCCATCAAGGGAGGGAAGAAAAAAGCTCTTATCGTTGGCCACAAGATGCCCGGAGAGCGGATGAACCCTAGTTTTGACTCCAACAACGTTGTCCTGATTGAAGACAACGGTAACCCTACGGGAACTAGAATTAAAGTTCCACTACCGACACACTTGCGCAAAATGGAAGGAGATTATTCCAAACTGTTGGCCATCGCTAGCAGGTTTGTGTAG